The nucleotide window GCTCCTAGGAGTACTGCTGCTGGCAAACAAGAGAGGCAAGCAGCGCAAATAGTGGAGCCCTCCCAACCTGTTCTGCACAGATCTGTACAGGATGTGATCCCAAGGGACCCGCGGTGGTGGGCGAGTGGCTGACAGCACCGTGCACCGGCAGCCATGGTGGTAGTGGTGGAAGGCAGCTTCCCAAGCTTTCAGAGTAAAGCTGGGTCTCTGCAGGACTACCTTGGGAGTGCTGACTAAATAGAAATGACGTTTTTTAGTTGTCAGGTAGTAAACTGTTTTGTTCTGTGCTTCCCTGGAGATGATGGAGCTTGTTTCTGCTCCGTCTTTGGTGAAACCTCACTGTGAGGGGCACAAAGTGGGGTTCCTGCTAAGACGGAGTATCTCCCTAGGCcactgcaggcaggcaggctggctctctgcagagaggaggTTTTGGCATGCAGAGAGCCTGTGCATCCTCTCTGCATGGTGGTGGGTGTCATCCCAGGAGGGCCAGTTCTGCCACAGTGTTGTTGTGTTCTTCTCTGTGAAATACCTCCTGTTCCCAGCCCCCTCATTGACACAGAGCTGTGTCTCAGCTGAAAATTGCCATTGATGTAAAACTCAGCAGTAATTATGTTTGAAGAAAGGTTTTTGCTGTGCTGTAGGCGGCTCTGCTTCTGGGAGGCATCCAATCTGCCTGGCGGTCTGCTCTCCATCCCCATCTGTCCCGTGCAATAGGCTGAGACAGGGAGGGTTATCATCCAGCCATATTGTGCCTCACCCCTGCTCTGGACTCACCTTCCTGCAAGGATGGACAGAGCACGCTTTGCAtctgcctttgaatgggaagaagGGTTGTAGCCCTCAGTTCTTTTGTGTCAAGCTCTACTGACAGTTCTTTGAAGGTGTGAGGTGTGTGGAAGgggttttctttccctgtgcaCATTCACACTAGCAAAAACTTTGTAAAATTCCTGTTTTGAGTCCTgtcctgcagcacatctcagTGGGGTTCAAGGAGCTCTGCCTAGAGCAGGAGCAGACAATAATATTAGAAGCGGGTGACTTTTCATTCCTCCAAGTTCACTTAGAACAGATGCTGTAGTTTGATGATTCTAAATGGAGACCAAACATGGCCTGCGCTGTGCAGGAGGAAGAAACTCTGATAGCTCGTGCTCtcaatgtttcatttctttcccagGTGTTGAAGAAAGTCTATGGAAACTATTTGGTAAATCCTGAATCAGGTAACCCTGTGATAACATTTACCatctctgtatgtgtgtgtgaatgCAATGCCAAAGTGTCTTTAAGTTGCCTCAGAAATACTCAAAAGAAGGCTGCCCTTCAAGAGCTTGATATCTGGGGCTCTCTGAACAATGAATGGCAATTTAAAAGGTGGCTCGTGCATGTCAGGGCTTGCAGCACAAGCTGTAATTCTTGATGCAGCCCTCCTCCAGGAAGGCTCTGTTCCTCACGCTTGGGGTCTTTGTTCTTCTCAAAGACATTTTGTGAGGCAGGGGAAAACCATGGTTACCTGTGACAGCATCTCTTCCTACTCACTGCAGAAACTtgggagcagctgaggcagcacgtgtgtctgggagctggggaaggagcccCGGGAGCCTTGCCGTGGCCACGTGCCCAGTTCAGGCACGGCTTCTGGCGATGCTTGAAGCGGGAAGCACTCACCACTGTGGATTTGGGGAGGGCTTAAGGCAAAGGTGGGACTGGAGATGTCACTTCTCAGAGAACACCTCTGTCTTTGTTAAGGCTGTGCATAGATGATGAAAGTTAGTGGCTGTCCTTCCCCAGGTTACAATGTCTCTCTGCTCTACGACCTGGAGAACCTCCCCGCAGACAAGGACTCTATTGTGCACCAAGCCGGCATGTTGAAGCGCAACTGCTTTGCTTCAGTGTTTGAGAAGTATTTCAAATTCCAGGAGGAGggcaaagaaggagaaaaaagagctGTCATCCACTATAGGGACGATGAGACAATGTAAGTGTTGAAACCAAGCAGCACGGAGCTGGGCAGCTCTCAGTCTGttctctgctcctcacagctcTAGGTCATGGTGGAAAGTCAGGAAATCCTACCGTTCCTATTTTGGCAGGGTAACAGGGGCCTTTCCTAGGCAGACAGAAGTATCAGAGAGGGCAATGCTCATCCCTCAGGCTGTTGGGGTGTTACACAAGAGTTTCTGTTAGTCTCTGCTAGTAGCAGCACTTGTGGTTGCTTGCAGGAGAGGAACTGGCCGCTCCcaacagaaatgttttgctcCCTGTAAATACTGTCTCAAGGGAGGGGAGATTTTCCAGCAGCCAGGAACGGTGGTTGTATCTACTTGATTTTGTCACATGGTTGTTTCCTCATCCAGTTGAATGTTGTGGCTCCTGCTCACTGCTGGGTTTTTCTCTCTCACCCACCTGCAGGTACGTGGAGGCGAAAAAGGACCGTGTGACGGTTGTGTTCAGCACGGTATTTAAGGATGACGATGACGTGGTGATTGGAAAGGTCTTCATGCAGGTATGGGAGCTGAATTCCAGGGACAGAGTCTGCTCCTCAATTCATGTGCTTTCTTACATGAAGCTGTGTTGCCAAACAAGCAGATATTAAGCTGAAGTGAGCTCACAGGCAGTTTGATGTGTGTAAGTGCTTTGTAGGGCTCCAGGCTGTACTGGGATGGAAGAACTGTGTTAATAGGCATAGGCAGAGTATTTTCTAATCCAGGCTCTTGCATTGGCATCTTTGCTATCGATGGTCTTGCTCATATGGACAACCAAATGTGTAATTTACCATGGTGTTTCTCCTCTGTATACCTCAGTGTCCACCTTGAGGCCTTATAGTGCAGCTCACTGTGGTGTAAGGATCACTGAGGTGACGAGCTCAGTGTAGTGAGGAGGTGATGTTGTGCCATGCCTGGGATGGTGCTGAAGAGTTTTCTTCACCTCAAATTTTATTCCTGTTAATGCTCtaatgcttcagagagactcaGCAGCTCAGTGTAGCTGCTCTCCCATGCCACTGTGTGCTCTTGACTTTGAGCTTTTCCAAGCTGTGGATTTACTTAGTTTGTGGCATTGAATCAGTCTTCAGAATGCCAAGTACTTCTGGATTTTGTTACCCTTTGCAACTGCCACTTAGCCAGGAGGCATTCAGAGGCTCAAAGTAAACACTTTGTTAATGACTGTGTGCAGCCTATGGAGACCGAGACCTTTgcttagagctggggaaggcTCAGTGCATGCTGGTACATATGTCCATCTGTGTCACTGGCCCACCCTGCTCACCTTATGTCTGCTGAAGCACCCAGGCAGCCTCCTGTGCAGAGCAAGCAGGGCCTTGCAGGGCTAGAGGAGCTTTAGCCTGTCCATTCAGGGGTGCCAGGCTGTCCTGCTGACAGGCTCATGGACAGCAAGTTACTGGCCGAGTTTGCTCGATACCAGTTCACCTGCATTGTGTGTCATTAAAATGAGGTCTGTTGTGATGGGAGTCTTACCTCACAGCTCTGCTTGCTGTGTTCTTTTGCTACAGGCAGGTCATCTGCTCTGGCTTTGAGCTTTCTTCACCAGCACATCCACAGCCTGGAATTAGCTTttaaaacagagagagaggTGTGTGGTGAACAAAGTAGGGGTTTGTGAGGCTCCCAGGGAGGTTGCAGAGCTTCAAGGCAGGGGCCATCCCAGACTCTGTGTCCCAAGTTCTTGGTTTTTACAACAGCAAaccctgcttctgcctggccACAAGAATTTCCACTCTGAGTCACGCTGGCTCCTTCCCTCCAGCTATTGCTCTTGCATAACACAGCCCAGTCGAGCATGGTGGCTGCTCATCTGGGCTCTCGTGGAGAAAATCTGACCATTAGCTAACCAGGGAAGCCATTTGAACCATTTCACCCTCTGGCATAAGCTGATGGAAGCGCAAACTAAGCATTTCAGGAAGGAAACCTCAGTGAACTACTTGGTTCTCTAAAAGGGACATGGAtgctcctgccctccccagggTGAGCTGTGCTCAgaaaggagaggctgagggtcTGTGGGTTGGGCCCACAGGGGGGTCAGTGAGGCAGAGGGGGAGGCGAAGTGTGTCTGGACTTTTCCAGCCCCACAGAGGGACAGTCCTATAATTCCTGAAATGCAGAGCCAGTTCATTTCATGTGAGGTGGGGGTTGTGCTGCTGTCGGAGAGGTTCCCTGGCAGAAGGGATTCCAGTGCCTGGAGGTATTGTTTCAAAGTGTAAAGAAATGTTAGGAGGAGCAGGCTTTGCACACAAGCCACAAACCCCAGGGATGCCTCTTCACGCCCAGGTGAAGACTGCTGGTGGGAGATGCTGTCTGGAACAGCAGAGCCTTTGCTCTGGGTGTGATGGAGACCTCGCAGCCTTCTCTGAGAATTTCCTTGGGGGTGATGGTGCTGCCCACTTTCACTGGAAGCATTGGTGGTGTTGCCTTtctggcaggagctgtgctggctcaTGTGCTGGCTCACACCAAGGTGTCTCTTCCACAAAACACCCATGGCAAGAAGTGTGATGGTGAGAGCCATCCCAGCTGAGGGGCTCTGCTGAGAGGCTCTGCTGAGAGGCTGTGCTGGAAACCTCTGCTCCGTTGCCTTGTGGGAGTGAGTGGGGAAACCCCATTTGCTTTCCCAGTGTGTTGCTAGAGCTTGGCAGCGGGGCTCACCTTGGCTTTGTCTTGTGCAGGAGTTCAAGGAGGGCCGGCGGGCCAGTCACACGGCCCCACAGGTGCTCTTCAGCCACAGGGAACCACCCTTGGAGCTGAAAGACACAGACGCGGCCGTGGGCGACAACATTGGCTACATCACCTTTGGTAAGTGAGCAGCTGCCAGGCCTGGGGGCACgcaggcaggaggctggagggaCCCTGGAGCTGCATTCTGCATTGTTTGTCCCCCTTCAGTGTGTCATGGCTCACCTCAGTTCTGTTGTGGGCAGGAAGGTGTTGGAAGGGCACAGTGGGCTCTTCAGTGTCTGCAGAACAAGCTCAGCCTTTGGGAGCTAGAGAAGGGGGGGCTTTGCTGTGATACTATAGAAACTGGAGGTTTCTTGTGGGAAGTTTCTTTCATGTGAGTATATTTGTGGCTTgtccagctgcaggcagctgtgcaTGCTTGGTCAGCAGAGGCAAGAGCCACATCAGGGCACAGAGTTCTGCTTTtccagctctgccttcctgctctggGCCATACACCTCTGTCTCCAATAAGTTGCTTTCCCTGCCTGCAGAGGTGCTGGCCAGCgtcactgggagctgagctgaggaGTGCAAAGGGAAAGGTCTCCTCCAGAGACACTGGGGGTCATGGTTGGATGTGTCATTGGAGTCTCTCAGGCCAGCATTCCTGCAGCTTGGAGCTCAGAGGTGGAATACAAACACTGTTGGGGAAGGTGAAGTCAGCACTGTCCTCATCCTGTGCTGGGAATGGTGTGTCCAGGCTAGGGCAGCCTGTCAGGGCTATCTAATGGCTGGTCTGGGTGGGCAAGCAAGACTTCATTCTTGTCCAGACTCAGTTTCCCTCTTATCTGATCTGGCAGTCTCAGGTGAGATCATCACCCAGACAAAAAGGCCTTTCAGCCCGTGGCTCTGCAccactgcagcccagcagcagcctgtgggaagagtGAGCTGTAGGCCTCTGCAGTAACCAAGTGTGGCTCTGTCACGGGGCTGGCGCGATACAGGCCAGGCATCTGCAACTGATTGCAAGATCCAAGGACAGACTGGATCTTGAAATTGCCCTTGTCTGCCTCCCCGCTCTCTCCCCGCTCTGCTTCTCCCAAGCATTGGAGTAGCATCATGCAGTGTCCTGCAGTGCCATCATCTCTGGGCACCTGGCCTTGCCTGCGTCCTCCAGAGCACAGCAGTGTCCAGGCTGCGGCTGAAGATGGGGAAAAGTGTTGCTTTGTCTTCAAAATCACAAGAGTGGCTTAATCCTGCTATGTGTCGCAGTAAAGTGCTCTTTGTAGAGGAGGGGGTAGGCATTTGGAGCAGCACACCCTGAAGCCTCCAGCACTGTGGGAAGCTGAAGCCCTTTGGCAGCCTCATGTTTGTGTCACTCTCTTCTTCCAGTGCTGTTCCCCCGTCACACCAACGCTGCTGCCAGAGACAACACCATAAACCTGATTCACACATTCCGGGACTACCTGCACTATCACATCAAGTGCTCAAAGGTactgaggggctggggctgggggtgccttGGGCCTGTCTaacctggctgctgcaggggaggagCACGGGGCAGGGCTGGACCCCTGAGAGCCCAGGGTGCCTGGCACTGCCCTCCCCAGTCACACAGGGCTGGCAAGTGATGCACCATCACCTCCTCCCAGCTCTTGGGTGCAGGCAGGGCCCATTTGCTTCCCATCCTAGCAGCAAAGTAGGATTTTCCCCTTTAGAGTCTGGGTTCCTTTCTTTCTGGGAACAGAAATATGAGGGTAATGGTTCAGAGACATAGCTTTCACCAGGGCTCCGGCAGCAGTTTTCACTGTTGCCTCCTGAGCTCCCCTCATGACACCCCCAGCAAGGAGCAGAAAGGCAGCTTCTACCCTGTGTCCTGAAACCTCAGCTGTGAAGATGGGCTCCTAACATGTCTCCACTTTGTCTCACTGAAACACAGGCCTACATTCACACACGGATGAGGGCAAAAACATCGGATTTCCTCAAGGTGCTGAACCGGGCCCGGCCAGAcgcagagaagaaagaaatgaaaacaatcaCGTGAGTAGCAAAGCGCAGCCTGGCGCTCTGGGCTTCTCTGCCAGTCATGAGCTCCCTGCTCAGCCTGGCATGCTCCAGTCTGGGCAGGACTGGGATGCTGTGAGGGTGAGCAGACCAAGGCCTGATGTGCTAGGAACCCTGGTGAGGTGCTTGCTTGGGTGCCTTGAGGTGAAAGACAAGGTCAGGGTGTGTTGGCCTCCCAGGGACCCCTGTGCACCCTCTGTCCTTTGTAGGAGCTGTGCCCACAGATCCCTTGCAAAAGAAGTTGTTGCATGCCCTGATGTCTCCAATGTCCCCTCTGAGCAGCATTTGTGAGCCTTTTTCCTGATATATTAAGGCTGACTGATCTGCTCTGGGGGCAGCTCCAGGCCACAGGGGAGAGGGGCCAGGTCCTTGCTGGGCAGTtgcaggtgctggagcaggttcTGCTGCCCGGTGTGTCCTGGGAGTCCCTAGTGATCAGTGCCAGGAGCACTCCTGGGCCACCATGCAGGCACTCTCCCTCTTACGAATTGGGAGTGGAGAACATGATTCCCTTGGATCTTTTACCCTCTGCTGATCCCAGAGCCCCTCAGTGACCTTTTTCTTTGCATCCTGCTTCGGGGCAGTGGGGTTGTCCCCTCTGTGAAAGCcaccctctccctgcagccccatgacTTGGTTCTGCAGCCACAACCACTCATGAGCTCTGAACCAGCAGTGCCTGCCTGGCTTTGAGAGCTCAGGCCGAGCATGTGCCCCAAACCCTGGACAAGCCCTGGAGCCTCCCATGCCTCGGGCACCTGACCTCTGTGACCTCTCTGTGCATCCTTTTCAGGGGGAAGACGTTCACAACCCGTTAAGGCCAGGGGCAGTGAGGCTGCCGTGGAGGACGAAGGTTGGGGCACTTGCTACCCCAGCATCGTAGCTTTTATTGTTGCACCTCTGTGGGCTCATAAGGAATTCAAGCAATCGGGGTCTGTTTGTACGACACTTTGGGGAGTAAATCTGCAGAAACGAGCTGTGCTTGCGAGGACTCGATCGTTCCAAGAAACAAACACCTTAATTCCAGTTTGATtgacttcatttcttttcttttgttttttaatttggggttttgttttcttttcaagctgTTTCGCTTTGCAATCTGTTACCAGAAAGAAGTTGCAGTATTTCTCACGAGAATAATGCAATAttaacttgtttttcttccaagtaTTTGAGTTCAAAACTCCTCTCTCTGAAGAAATACTGTTGGGGTTCATTAATAAAGAAGATCTTTCTATCTTAAGGAGCTGTGGGGCTTTGGCTTGTCAACACAGGTGGCCTTGCCTTGGAAGGGGGGGCTAGAGACACAGGCACAAGGGGCATAATTACTTTATCCCAGAGCCAAGCTTGTTCTGGTGAGCTCCTGTTCAGGGGCTGACGACGGGGTGCTGTGCCCAGGTCTAGGAGCAAGTAGCCTGTTGTGTTAGGGAACACCTGAGCGCACAGAGCAGGATTCTCCTACTGTCAGCCAGCAACCTCCAACTCTTCCCTCCTACCCTGACGCCCTCATTCCCCCCTAACAGGGAGAGGTAGGATGGGGCTCTCTGTCTCCACTCAAGACCAGCATAAAACCATCTGGCGTTGATGCTCAGGCCATGGCTGGATGCTGGGGAAATCCCTGAggaaggagggagcagagctccCCCGTTTCTCTTCCCACCCCCGGCAAGCAAAGTGGATGGCATCCAGTTAAGTGAAATAATTTATAtaattaaaagacatttttcataCAAAACCCCAGGCTTTGGCCCCCAGAGGGCAAGGGCAAAGTGGAGCAGGCTGGAAAATTACAAAGCAGGCGGTGGAGCAGGGTGGTGAGGGCCCTCTGCCCTGGCCCTGGGGACAggaggcagctgccagagccaggaCACCGGCCCCTGCCGGCACTAGCGATCGGGGCGCTGCACGCAGAACACTTTGGCTTGGTGGTCACCAGAGGTTGTCACCACAATGGAGGCGTCCCTGGGGGGAGACAGGGCTCagaggtggggctgggggctgtggacATCCCTCAGTCTCAGGTCTGTCCCCTCCCTGGGACTGCACAGCAGGGGCAGCCAAAGGAGTGACAGCTCATCACTGGAGGTCCTGAGGCTGGAGATCCCCCCTATCtcacagcagggaaggaggcTAGGGGTTCCTCACTCACTTGTTGACAGCAAAGTCGAGGATTTCAGCCGTGTGACCTCGGTACTCGCTGATCATCTTCCCCGAGCGGGCGTCCCAGAGCCGCACGGCCCCATCCAGGCTGCATGTGTACACCACGGCCGAGctctcctcccactgcagcTGCACGATCCCTGACTGCCACGGGGCAGCCACAGCGTCAGTGAGCACTGGAGACCCCCAGCTGCCCCCACACACCTCCACCCCACAAAAAAAGCCAGCCCCTAAGACACAGCCTCTGTGCAGGGATTCTGGCTGCTACTTCGGGGAAGC belongs to Colius striatus isolate bColStr4 chromosome 11, bColStr4.1.hap1, whole genome shotgun sequence and includes:
- the ARPC2 gene encoding actin-related protein 2/3 complex subunit 2; amino-acid sequence: MILLEVNNRIIEETLTLKFEGAAAGNKPEAVEVTFADFDGVLYHISNPNGDKTKVMVSISLKFYKELQEHGADEVLKKVYGNYLVNPESGYNVSLLYDLENLPADKDSIVHQAGMLKRNCFASVFEKYFKFQEEGKEGEKRAVIHYRDDETMYVEAKKDRVTVVFSTVFKDDDDVVIGKVFMQEFKEGRRASHTAPQVLFSHREPPLELKDTDAAVGDNIGYITFVLFPRHTNAAARDNTINLIHTFRDYLHYHIKCSKAYIHTRMRAKTSDFLKVLNRARPDAEKKEMKTITGKTFTTR